A region of the Harpia harpyja isolate bHarHar1 chromosome 14, bHarHar1 primary haplotype, whole genome shotgun sequence genome:
GTGCCGTGGCGGCGAGGCCCCACAGGGCTGTGGTGCttccagcccagcccggcccatcgctgctggggctggggaaggctcCGCTCTGCAGCGTCCCTGCAAGGGCCACCTCACTGGAGCTGGCAGCCCGTCCCAGCGGCACCGCGCCAGCTGCCAGCACACCGACTCGCCTCGATGCAAGGGCGAAGCCCAGCCAGCGCCCCACTCATGGGCTCTGCGGCACCCTACAACGGGGACTGAGCCCTGGCGCTCGCCAAGCGCCCGCTCCTTGCCCCAGTGTCGGTGCAGAATCTGCACCTCTGTGAGGGCTACGCGAGCCCTGACGGCCGCTACCACCCCGGCTTCTACTGCCCGCGGCTGACCGACCCGGCGGGCCACCGCTACTGCTGCCGCGCCAGCCTGCGCGCCCTCAAGTCCTGCTGCTCTCAGCTGGCCCTGGAGGCACTCACCGGGGTGAACCTCTCCAGCCTGGCCAGTCCAGGCCTTCTCCGGTGAGCAGGTGGCAGCCTGGCCGTGGCGCTCGGGGCCACGGTGCCTGGGAGGTGCTCAGGGGCGGCAGGGGCTCCGGGCTCCCGGCATGGCCCCGGGGGCTGGCGTGGTGTCACCCCAGGGCCGAAAACTGGCCCTGGCCGGGCCCTCCCTGGCGCAGGGGTGCCGGTGGGGGGGCCGTGGCCGCTCCCTCctgaggtgccccccccccccccgcaggaaCCCGCTGGCCCTGCCCTTTGTGGGGCTCTACGggctcctcgtcctcctcctcatGGCTGTTGACCTCTTTCACTTCTACCGgacccgccgctgccgcctcggCCGCCTCCTGCCCCGCGCCTGCCGCCCGCCTTGCAGACCCCCGGGGAGgcgccagccccgctgccggccgccCTGCGGCCCCCGCGCCCCCGGGGGGCtctcgccgccgccccccggccgggCCTGCTGAGGGGGGGCcgcgggcagggcggggcgggggcccggggggtggggggtgcggggggggctgggccgGGTCTCCCTGCCCGGGGGTGCAGCGGGGCACGGGGGGGGCGGGCGCGGACACACACGCACACGAAGTCGCACGTGGCTGGTGCCGGCAccgccgggccgcggggcggcgCTGGAGGCTCCCGCCCCCCTCACGTGACGCGGGTGGTGGCGTCCAGGTTCCCCGGGCGATCGCCGGTGACGTCGCGGGTGCGGTGAGAGAGGCGCGATGGAGGAGGTGGTGAGTgagcgccggggccggggccggggccggggccggggccggggccggggccggggccggggccggggccgggcctgGCGTGACGGGGGGCCGGTGCTCAGCGCCCGTCCCGGGgtggccgggggcggcggggcccctGTCCCAGGGGCCCATCCCCGGGGCGGCCGCTTGGGGGGGTCGGGTCAGGGCCGTGCCCAGGTCCCACCCCCCCCGGCACGCGTGTCCCAGCCGGTGCCCGTCGGCAGGTGACGGCGGGGCAGCTGCGGGAGCGGGGCAACGCGCTCTTCCAGGCGGGGGACCACGCCGCGGCCCTCGCTGCCTACACGCAGGCGCTGAGCCTCTGCGACGGCGAACCGGAGCGAGCCGTGCTGCACCGCAACCGGGCCGCCTGCTACCTGAAGCTGGTGAGAACGGGGCGGGTGTCTCACCGCGGGGTTCCTGCGGGAACCTGCCCGGCTGCCCCGGCCTgccggggctgtgctgctggcagctgccccgGCCCATCCGCCTTCGCCGGCTGCGCTGGGAGGCCCTGTCGGTCCCCGGGCAGGGCGCAGTCGGTCCCGTGTTTCCTCCGTGCACCTTTTCTCCTGTCCCTGCCCGCTGTCCCGTGCTGCCTCACCTCTTGAGTGGACTGTCAGGGACAGGGCAGGGCAATTCCATCCCTGCCTGGGCTGTGTGTATGCGCTGGGGCTGTTCCCCAGGCAGTCACAGCATCTCTGATCTCCCACTGTAGAACTGTTTCTGAGGTAAGGGGGAACACAAGGAACTTCAGGGGCTCAAGTAGACCGGGAGCACTTGAAAAGCATCGGGGACCCTAGGGCTCCTCAGGGACCCCACGAGGGTTGCGTTTTGGGAAGGACAAGATGTCGTCTGGGCTGGCTCGCTGTCCTCAGTGATGCTGTTCCCATCCTCAAACCGCACAGTCCTTTTCCCTGCTCTCCTTTCTAAAGCGGCAGGTGCTGCatctgcctgcagcaggctgggCTGAGCGAGGCCTGCATGGGCAGCGCATCAGGTGTTTCCCTCTcgctgcctctctctctctctgcaggagGACTACGCCAAGGCAGAGGCTGATGCTTCTAAAGGTACTGTCAGCGGTGGCTGGCAGGGGACCGGCCTCTGTGCACTGCCCATCCGGGCAGACCAGAGCAGCCGAGGGGCTTTGCAATAGATCCCCTGCTTGTCTGCAGCCATTGAAGCCGATGGCCGGGACATGAAGGCACTGTTCCGCCGGAGCCAGGCACTGCAGAAGCTGGGCCACCTGGACCAGGCTGTCAGCGACCTGCAGCGGTGCGTGAGCCTGGAGCCCAAGAACAAGGCCTTCCAGGAGGCCCTGCGCGCCCTGGGGAGCAGCATGCACGAGAAGGTGAGCGGGGAGGCAGCGtgggagctgggggctgctgtgGCCCCCCTGTGCATGTGGTGGACTGAGGAAAGTGGTAAGGGCTGAGCCACTCTTTCTGCTCTCTCTCAGATGAAGACCATGTCCTGCACGGACTCGAAGGTGGCACAGATGTTCCAGATCTTGCTGGATCCTGAAGAAAAGGATGCAGACAAGAAGCAAAAGGTCTGAACTTGGGAGAGGAGGGCAACGTGGCTTGGTTGGAAGGCAAGGAGGGGAGGAACGGTATTCCCAGGTCAGCACCGCTGGCTTGAACGGTGCTGCCCAGTGGAGGCCGGGCCTCCTGCCAGCAGAACGTGCTTCCCGGAGATTGGGGGCAGAAGACAGGTGCCTGCAGCCATGCTGGCTGCCCAGCCGGCTCCTGCTGGGGGGTTCCCTGTGCATGGTGGGCTGCGTTCTGGTGGGCAGGTGACCCAGACGAgactctcctttcccaggctGCGCAGAACCTGATTGTGCTGGCACGAGAGGAGGCCGGAGCAGAGAAAATCTTCCAAAGCGATGGTGTGCGGCTCCTGACGCAGCTGCTTGACACGGTTAAGGCTGACCTGATGCTGGCGGCCCTGCGCACCCTGGTGGGGCTGTGCTCTGGGCACCGCTCCCGGGTAGGTCCCGCCGTAGCCCAGCTCTCATGTGTGACAGGGCCTGGCCCAGGGGAAATCAATGCTGGGGAGGCTGCAAAGCGCGTCAGGCAGGGGAGTGTCGCTGGCTTCTGCCTGCGGCTGGCTGCAGCCCCGCTGAGCAGAGGAGTTCTAAGCTGTCACCTGCCAGGCCTGAGTTTGTGAGAGCCTTGTTGTGACAGGGAACCATCCTGATAAGGTGCTGGGGAGCGCCAAGGCTTCCCCAAAGTCTCCAGCAGACAGTTGTGCTTGTACCTGCAGACCATGGCCatcctggcagagctgggggcccCTCGTCTCTCAGCGGTGCTGGGTGTGGAGCACGAGCAGGTTTCCCTGGCTGCCTGCAACCTTCTGCATGTGATGTTTGATTCCCTGAAGGAAGGGCTGCAGAAGGACTTCCGTGGCAAGGAGGATGCGGTGGTGCTGGGTGAGTGcctgctgccctggctggctggctTGGGGTGGGGAGAGCACTCCGGGGAGGCGCTGAGCTGCAGGGGGTTTGTCTCCTGCTGCCCGCCTTTGTCACTGCTCCCTGCCACGGAGTCAGGGCTCTGGTCCAGGGCTAATATGAGATTGAGCTGGGAGGCAGGAGTCCCTTGTcatggcagcagctcctgccagcctTACCACGGCAAGCTTGAGGCTGTGCCCAGGGTGctgactcctgggcactgtctCTTCTGGAAGATTCTTCCAAGGACCTGAAACTGTTGATCAAGCACCTCCTGGAGCTGCTAGCGCTGGAAGGGGCTTCTGCGCATGGCCGTGACAACGCCCTCAACCTGCTCATCAAGGTGGTGCCCAGGAAGTCACCAAAGGAGACCAACAACAGCATGAGCCTCTGGGTGATCGACCAGGGTGAGCAGAACAGCCTGCAGTGTCCCGCTGGGGCATCGTGCCTCTCTGCCTCAGGGTGCTGTGTGCCTTGGTTCCACCTGTGCGCCCCATTTTGCTATTCACCGGGTGTTTGATCTCCATGTCCTCCTAGGCCTGAAGAAGATCCTGGAGGTGGGAAGTACTGTGTGCGGCACCCCAGGCAGCCTGCCCGTGACAGAGAACAGCCGGATGAGTGCCTCGGTTCTGCTGAGCAAGCTTTATGACGACCTGAAGTGCGATGCCGAGAGGGAAAACTTCCACCACTTGTGCGAGGACTATGTGAGGTGACCCAAGGCGTCCATGGGGGCAGAGCGGGGGTTCAGTCTCCTACAGCCAGGAGCCTTCTGGGGAAGTAGCAGCCCCCCTATTCCCAGACCTTTTCATTCTTAGTGATAAAAGCAGATTGCAGACCCACCAGAGACACGCCATGCGGGGCTTCAGTGGAGGGGGCCGTGTGTGGCTGAAGGCTGTGGGTGGGCTCAGCCTTATCCTTCCTGGTGGTCTTCCCCTGCAGGAGCTGGTTTGAGGGGCATGAGCTGGCTGGGAAGCTGCGGGCCATCCAGACGGTGTCGTGCCTGCTGCAGGGCCCCTCGGATGCTGGGAACAGggtgctggagctggaggggATCATGGACAGCGTGCTGTCCCTCTGCGCCTCCGTCTGCGAGGCCCACCAGCTGGTAGCGGTGGAGGCGCTGATCCACGCTGCTGACAAAGCTAAGCGTGCCTCCTTCATCACCGCCAACGGTGTCAGCCTGCTCAAGGAGATCTACAAGCACAGCGAGAGAGACAGCATCCGCATCCGGGCGCTGGTGGTGAGTGCGCCGGGAGCATGGTGGGatgggaggagcagcagctgtgctgagcCCTTGGGTGGTGCTGGGCGGGCTGTGGCTGCAGGGCCTGCAGCGCTGTCCCCTCCCTGCTGGGGGTCTCTCAGAGGCACCTTGGGGTGACCATGGCCATTCCTGCTCTGACGCCCTGCTCCGGACTGCAGGGACTCTGCAAGCTGGGGTCCGCTGGAGGCACCGACTTCAGCATGAAGCAGTTTGCTGAGGGCTCCACAATGAAATTGGCCAAGCAGTGCCGCAAGTGagtgctgccagctgtggggcacAGGGGAGCCGGGCAGGGTGCCCCACAGTCTGGGCTCACGGGGCCCCTCTCCCAGGTGGCTCTGCAATGAGACGATCGATGCAGGCACACGGCGCTGGGCAGTGGAGGGCCTGGCCTACCTCACCTTCGATGCGGATGTCAAGGAGGAGTTTGTGGAGGACAAGGCAGCGATGCAGGCCATGTTCCACCTGGCCAAGGTGTGTGCTGAGCGCCGTGGCGGCAGACCTGGGTGGTGGGCACCATGGCACTGGGGAAATGTGTCGGAGGGGGTTGTGGGGCTCAcgctgtggggctggggtgtgTGCAAGGGGCCCAGTGGTGCTGGGTGGGCTTGAGCTCTGGCCTGTTCTCTCTATCGTGGGTGTGATGGGTGCCGTGTTATCGCTGCAGTCAGAGGACAGGAGCGTGCTCTACGCCGTTGCCTCCACGTTAGTGAACTGCACCAACAGCTATGACCATGAGGAGCCAGACCCCCAGATGCTGGAGCTGGCCAAGTACGCCAAGCAGCACATTCCAGAGCAGCACCCCAAGGTAAGCAGGGCACGGCTGTTCTCAGCAGCTGCTAGGAGCCCTGGCCCCAGAGGAGAGCACGTGGGTGGGCAGAGCCTCaggtcccgagtggggacagggCGACCTTGCAGCCTTCGGGGTGAGGTCGGAGACCTCGCAAGCGATGGCAGCAGGTGGCAGGCTGGTGGCACTAAGCTGAGCGGTGACCTGCCTCTGGGACAGGACAAGCCAGACTTTGTGAAGTGCCGGGTGCGGAAGCTGCTGACGGCTGGTGTGGTGTCAGCTCTGGCCTGCATGGTGAAGAGCGAGAACCTGGCACTCACCAACTCCTGCCGGGAGCTGATCTCCAGGTATGGGTGTgctgggggggtggcagggagggagctgggttCTGAGGCTGCCGGTGCACTTACGTGCCTGTGGTGAATGCAAGCTCCCAAGAGCAGAAAGGGGGTGTCTGGGAGTCTCGCATAGCCTGCGCCCACTGCGGGTGTTTGGGTGCTGCTGGGACCCACTGCGGTATGTCCCTGActccagctgctcctgctttGTCCCTAGGGTGTTCTTGGCGCTGGTAGAGGAGGCAGAGGACCGGGGCGGTGTGGTTGCGCAGGGAGGAGGCAAGGTGAGGGTACAGGCCCTACTGTGCTGCCGGCCTGCGCCACGTAGTGGGctctggggagggctggggctctgCGGGGGTGGCACTTGTTTGGCAAGGACCGCACTGGCTCCCTCGTACAGGAGACTTGGGGAAGCTGAGGCTGCTGTGACCTGGCTGCAGGACTGGCTGCTGTGTCTCTGCATGCAGGCTCTCATCCCACTGTCCCTGGAGGGCACCGAGGTGGGGCAGACCAAGGCAGCTCAGGCCCTGGCAAAGATCACCATCACCTCCAACCCAGAGATGGCGTTCCCTGGAGAGCGGGTGAGTGTCACCGCTGTGGGCTGGGGGTCTGCCAAGCAGGGCCCCTGCAGTCGGGGCTGCACAGGGGCTCGcatgggagcagcagcagggacagggctgcgGCTGGGGCTGAAGGCCACAGGGCTGGTGAGCCAAGGTGGGATCTGCGCTGCAGGAACTGCCAGCATGGGTTTCCCTTTCCCTGGGGTGTGGGAGGTGGCAAGATCCCTGGTGTTCCCTACAAAGGCCCAATGGCTGAGGCCTGACCATGGGAGCAGTTCTGCCTTTAGTCTGGGCTCAGGGCTCCCTGTGCCCCCTTCTCCACAGGGTGCAGAGTCCCTGCCCCTCGCTCGGGGTTTGAGCCCTGCACTGCCGTCTCCACAGATCTACGAAGTGGTCCGACCCCTGGTAAGCCTTCTGCACCTTCAGCGCACAGGCCTGGAGAACTTTGAGGGGCTGATGGCATTAACCAACCTGGCTGGCATCAGCGAGAGGCTGCGGTAGGGGCGGTGGGGCCAGCATGGAGCTGGACTcagtggggggagagagggggctCTGGCCTGGAGGTgtgctgccctgggcagggagtGCTCATGCACACCCCGCCGCAGGCAGAAGATCCTGAAGGAGAAGGCTGTGCCCATGATCGAGGGGTACATGTTTGAGGAGCATGAGCTGATCCGGCTGGCTGCGACAGAGTGCATGTGCAACATGGCCATGAGCAAGGAGGTGAGGGCTGAGCCGGGGTGGGCTGGGCGTCTGCGCTGGGCTCCCAGCTCCCCAGAGCCCccctcccgctcctcctcctcctcctcctctgcaggtgCAGGAGCTGTTTCTGGCCGAGGACAGTGACCGGCTGAAGCTGATGGTCCTGTACAGTGGGGAGGAGGATGAGAAGCTGCGGCGGGCAGCCTCAGGGACCCTGGCCATGCTGACCGCCCTGCACCCCGCCATTTGCAAGCGGATCCCCCAGGTGGTGAGTGCCTGGCAGTGGGGTGGGGGCACGCGCCACCCCCTGGGACAGCACCCAGTGTCCTATATTCCCTCCCACTCCTGTCCTGGAGCTGTGTCCCGGTGCTGGCCCTGGGAGAGGGGGGAACCTATCCTGACCTCAGGCTGATTCTgagccagggctgggggtgtTGGGGGCCAGCAGGGCTGCGGGGAGCTGGCCCCCCCTCTTGTGGGGGGCAGTGCTGAGCatggccccgctccccccgcagACGGTGCACTGGCTGGAGATCCTGCAGGCCCTGCTGCTGAGCCCTAGCACGGAGCTGCAGCACCGTGGGGCCGTGGTGGTGATGAACATGATGGCGGCCGAGCGGGAGGTGGCGGAGCAGCTCATGGCCAGCGAGATGCTGGAGATCCTCTCGGTGCTCGCCAAGGACAAGGACAAGCCGCGCGTGGCCCAGGCGGCCAAGGAGAGCCTGGCGCAGGCGGTGGCTTATGGCCTCATCAAGCCCAACCCCGGCCAGGAGTGAGGGCCTGGCGGGGGGCTGCCCGCACACGCTGCTCCGGGCTGGTGCTCGCTCACTGCCCCGGTGGGGGGGCTGCCGAGGGGGGGTCCcggctgcctgctggggctggcacacggctgccccggggccgcggcTGCGCCCGCCCGGTGCCCCCGGGGCGAGGGGGAGGACGGGGCTCGTCGCTGCCTCTGCCACCGTCTGCCTTaaccgggggggccggggccctgcaCGGCGGCGGGCCCGCCCGGTGACACCGCACTAAAGCTGCTCTTGGACCACGGCCCGGTTTCCGTCCTTCCctcccgctgccgccccgccccctcccgccccgtgcaggccccgccccgcctccccccgccccgtcaTGGCGGCTCCGCGCCGCGCCTGGCTCGTCTTCGGCTTCAGCAccgaggaggcggcgggggaactggggccgggcccgggcccggggccgcggcGCCTGGAGTCGGGCCCCGAGGGGATCCGCCGCGTCTGGCCCGCCTGGACCTACGTGGTCGTGGAGACCGGTGAGCGCCCCCCGGGCCGGTGCCCCGGGTCCCCGTTCCTCCCGCGGTGCCGGTGCTGCCCTGTGCCGGCCTGGCGCCCGGTTCCCCCTTCCGCGCCCCCCCCGCGCTGCACCGGGACGGCGGGGTCTCCGTTCCCCGCGGCGCCGGTCCCCTCGGTCTGTCCTGTCCGCCGCGTCCCCTGACGTCAGTCCCCCGGGATGGAACCCCCACCCTCCCACGGCGCCGGTCCCCCCGGGATGTCCCCTTGCCTCCCCAAGCCCCGGTCCCCCCggggtgtccccgtcccccctcccAGCGCCGGTCCCCCCGGGATGTCCCCCTCCCAGCGCCGGTCCCCCGggatgtgtcccccccccgccccccggcgctGACGGTCCCGCTGCGGCAGGCGCGGGGCTGGAGGTGCGGAGCGCGGGGCTGCGGCGACGGCTGCCGCCGGGCTGGACCGAGGCGCTGCCCTCCGAGACCCACCTGGTGCTGCGGGGaccggcggcggcccgggcctggccgcgggcggcggcgctgcggGGAGCGCTGCGGGGAGCGGCCGCCTGGAGCCGggccctgccggcgccggggccccgccgcccgccgccgctgccgctgctgcccgGCGGCTTCGCCACCCCGCGGCCGCCCTTCTTCGCCGCGCTGCCTGGGGGGGTGCGGGTCCGCCGGCTGGCCCTGGGGCAGGAGCACGTCCTGGCGCTGGGCGCCGCCGGGGAGGCCTACGCCTGGGGTGGCGGAAGGTGAGCGCCGGGGGGGGGTCGAGGGGGAGTCGAGGGGGTGGGTGCAGGCGTGGggcgcgcccggccccgcgggaAGGGTGCGAGGGACAGGGTGGGGTGCAGGGGAGGGACGCGGGAAGGTGGTACCGAGGTgagaaggggatggggggggacgggggggtgcaggaggagggTGGCAGCGGGTTTGCCGGGCGGTtaggagggaaggcaggagtgCTGCGGCGGGAGGGGGGTGTGGGATGAAGGACATAGAGGGGGAGGTGATGCGGGAAGGGATGCTGAGCGTGCTGGGGGGGATGCAGCGAGAATGATGGGGGGGTACAAAAGGGATGCCAGGGAGGATGTGGGGGATGCAGGTGAGAGGATGTTGGGGGTGTGGAGGGGTGTCACCCCAGGGTCTGAGCTCTCCTGGTGAGCTCGCAGGCTTAAGACAGACCGGTTGGAGTCTGTGTAGTGTTGATTGATTAGTCGATGTGGTAAAATAATCTAATAAAGTGATTATACGATCAGTAAACTAATTGACTAGTAAACACACCACATCATCCTGTTATTCTGTGTGGTGTTGCGCATAATTACTGAGCTCCAATTAAGAACTCTTAAGTCCTCTTGATGATATACAACTGCTGTTGAGTTACagccctttctcctttccctccaccCTCCTGCAGTGCCTGGGGTTAGGCTGCAAGTCTGTCTCTCCTTACCTTTCCATGCTGCTTGCTGCTACACCTGGGGGGGGCTCAGGGTTAGGGTGTGGGGGTGCAGCAGGGACAAAGGTGTTGGGGTGCAAGCCCATCCCTCCTTACCCTCCCACGTCACTTGGCATTAGTCCACCCCTCTTGGCTTAGCTCTCCCACGCCACGTCTTCAGGCCAGCAGTGTGATGGAGGGGGGCTGGTGGGTCACTCCCATGCTCTTCCCTGCTGGTCCCAGTTTTGCTACTTGTACCCGAATTTGGCATTTCTCACACTATCACTAAGCAATCTCAGCCCTGTACATCATTGCTGATGTAGCGGGTGCGCTCTCTGTGAAgggtgctccctgcctgcccctggctGCCCACCTCCCCCCTGCTGCACAGTGTTCACCCCTGTGCTGACAGGATCTGGCATTTGCCCAAGCCAGGTCCTGCTGAGCACCAGCATGTCCCccctggcacaggcagcctgGCTCATGGCTTCTGGGGAGCCCTGGCCCTGCTGTGCCCACCCTGCCTGCGCTCCCATCCCCGCTGGGTACCCCCTCGCTGGCCCTGTCTCCtctgtgggtgctggggctgtggTTTCTGTGGGGCCACTGGCTTGTGGCCCTGTCAGGGTGGCCTCTGAGACCACTCAGGTCTCTGCGTGACCCCTGATGTCCCTGCGGTCTCTTCTTGCTGAGTCTGCTGTGGTTTTCGTGGTACCGGGGCACGTACCCTCCTGTCTGGTCCTGCAGCACTGCTCCTGTGGTGCCTGGCCCGATGCGTGCAGGATGATAAAGGAAGGTTGTTGCAGCACTATCGGCACAACCACGGGATGCAGTATCAAGTATAACACAGCCGCAGGTTTTGGGGACTGTCCCATAAACCTGTCACACCAGTGACGTACAATTGGCAGTTCACTCTCAGTCCCCATTTGAAAGGTTTTTATTCTCTAATGCACTTGCTAGGCCTGTTGGTTTTCCACTCTCAGCTTCTCTCTGGGTGCTGCAGTGATGTCGGGATGTTTCACCGCGTCAGGCTGGCTGGGTCCCTGGCTGAGGTTGTTGATGCATCAGCTCAGCACAAATCTCTCTTTCCTGTGGGCGAGTGATGGCCAGGTACCGTGTCTGTTCTCTGCCTTATCCTCCACCCAGCTGCTTCAAATCAGTGTAAGGTTcagctccctctgctcctgctcctctgtaACATGTCACAAAGGCAGCCACCTGCAGTCAAAGATCAGTTTGTTTCTGAGATGGTCAGTGGTACCACATGTCTGTTAGCACTTCAGTACAAGATCCC
Encoded here:
- the LOC128150649 gene encoding protein shisa-like-1, whose translation is MGRDGGGSRRGCGFCLCRSQSCHCPGSAGKMLGGLLLWLLLATALCPGLLGTVSVQNLHLCEGYASPDGRYHPGFYCPRLTDPAGHRYCCRASLRALKSCCSQLALEALTGVNLSSLASPGLLRNPLALPFVGLYGLLVLLLMAVDLFHFYRTRRCRLGRLLPRACRPPCRPPGRRQPRCRPPCGPRAPGGLSPPPPGRAC
- the UNC45A gene encoding protein unc-45 homolog A isoform X1 encodes the protein MEEVVTAGQLRERGNALFQAGDHAAALAAYTQALSLCDGEPERAVLHRNRAACYLKLEDYAKAEADASKAIEADGRDMKALFRRSQALQKLGHLDQAVSDLQRCVSLEPKNKAFQEALRALGSSMHEKMKTMSCTDSKVAQMFQILLDPEEKDADKKQKAAQNLIVLAREEAGAEKIFQSDGVRLLTQLLDTVKADLMLAALRTLVGLCSGHRSRTMAILAELGAPRLSAVLGVEHEQVSLAACNLLHVMFDSLKEGLQKDFRGKEDAVVLDSSKDLKLLIKHLLELLALEGASAHGRDNALNLLIKVVPRKSPKETNNSMSLWVIDQGLKKILEVGSTVCGTPGSLPVTENSRMSASVLLSKLYDDLKCDAERENFHHLCEDYVRSWFEGHELAGKLRAIQTVSCLLQGPSDAGNRVLELEGIMDSVLSLCASVCEAHQLVAVEALIHAADKAKRASFITANGVSLLKEIYKHSERDSIRIRALVGLCKLGSAGGTDFSMKQFAEGSTMKLAKQCRKWLCNETIDAGTRRWAVEGLAYLTFDADVKEEFVEDKAAMQAMFHLAKSEDRSVLYAVASTLVNCTNSYDHEEPDPQMLELAKYAKQHIPEQHPKDKPDFVKCRVRKLLTAGVVSALACMVKSENLALTNSCRELISRVFLALVEEAEDRGGVVAQGGGKALIPLSLEGTEVGQTKAAQALAKITITSNPEMAFPGERIYEVVRPLVSLLHLQRTGLENFEGLMALTNLAGISERLRQKILKEKAVPMIEGYMFEEHELIRLAATECMCNMAMSKEVQELFLAEDSDRLKLMVLYSGEEDEKLRRAASGTLAMLTALHPAICKRIPQVTVHWLEILQALLLSPSTELQHRGAVVVMNMMAAEREVAEQLMASEMLEILSVLAKDKDKPRVAQAAKESLAQAVAYGLIKPNPGQE
- the UNC45A gene encoding protein unc-45 homolog A isoform X2, whose product is MEEVEDYAKAEADASKAIEADGRDMKALFRRSQALQKLGHLDQAVSDLQRCVSLEPKNKAFQEALRALGSSMHEKMKTMSCTDSKVAQMFQILLDPEEKDADKKQKAAQNLIVLAREEAGAEKIFQSDGVRLLTQLLDTVKADLMLAALRTLVGLCSGHRSRTMAILAELGAPRLSAVLGVEHEQVSLAACNLLHVMFDSLKEGLQKDFRGKEDAVVLDSSKDLKLLIKHLLELLALEGASAHGRDNALNLLIKVVPRKSPKETNNSMSLWVIDQGLKKILEVGSTVCGTPGSLPVTENSRMSASVLLSKLYDDLKCDAERENFHHLCEDYVRSWFEGHELAGKLRAIQTVSCLLQGPSDAGNRVLELEGIMDSVLSLCASVCEAHQLVAVEALIHAADKAKRASFITANGVSLLKEIYKHSERDSIRIRALVGLCKLGSAGGTDFSMKQFAEGSTMKLAKQCRKWLCNETIDAGTRRWAVEGLAYLTFDADVKEEFVEDKAAMQAMFHLAKSEDRSVLYAVASTLVNCTNSYDHEEPDPQMLELAKYAKQHIPEQHPKDKPDFVKCRVRKLLTAGVVSALACMVKSENLALTNSCRELISRVFLALVEEAEDRGGVVAQGGGKALIPLSLEGTEVGQTKAAQALAKITITSNPEMAFPGERIYEVVRPLVSLLHLQRTGLENFEGLMALTNLAGISERLRQKILKEKAVPMIEGYMFEEHELIRLAATECMCNMAMSKEVQELFLAEDSDRLKLMVLYSGEEDEKLRRAASGTLAMLTALHPAICKRIPQVTVHWLEILQALLLSPSTELQHRGAVVVMNMMAAEREVAEQLMASEMLEILSVLAKDKDKPRVAQAAKESLAQAVAYGLIKPNPGQE
- the UNC45A gene encoding protein unc-45 homolog A isoform X3, whose protein sequence is MLLKIPCLSAAIEADGRDMKALFRRSQALQKLGHLDQAVSDLQRCVSLEPKNKAFQEALRALGSSMHEKMKTMSCTDSKVAQMFQILLDPEEKDADKKQKAAQNLIVLAREEAGAEKIFQSDGVRLLTQLLDTVKADLMLAALRTLVGLCSGHRSRTMAILAELGAPRLSAVLGVEHEQVSLAACNLLHVMFDSLKEGLQKDFRGKEDAVVLDSSKDLKLLIKHLLELLALEGASAHGRDNALNLLIKVVPRKSPKETNNSMSLWVIDQGLKKILEVGSTVCGTPGSLPVTENSRMSASVLLSKLYDDLKCDAERENFHHLCEDYVRSWFEGHELAGKLRAIQTVSCLLQGPSDAGNRVLELEGIMDSVLSLCASVCEAHQLVAVEALIHAADKAKRASFITANGVSLLKEIYKHSERDSIRIRALVGLCKLGSAGGTDFSMKQFAEGSTMKLAKQCRKWLCNETIDAGTRRWAVEGLAYLTFDADVKEEFVEDKAAMQAMFHLAKSEDRSVLYAVASTLVNCTNSYDHEEPDPQMLELAKYAKQHIPEQHPKDKPDFVKCRVRKLLTAGVVSALACMVKSENLALTNSCRELISRVFLALVEEAEDRGGVVAQGGGKALIPLSLEGTEVGQTKAAQALAKITITSNPEMAFPGERIYEVVRPLVSLLHLQRTGLENFEGLMALTNLAGISERLRQKILKEKAVPMIEGYMFEEHELIRLAATECMCNMAMSKEVQELFLAEDSDRLKLMVLYSGEEDEKLRRAASGTLAMLTALHPAICKRIPQVTVHWLEILQALLLSPSTELQHRGAVVVMNMMAAEREVAEQLMASEMLEILSVLAKDKDKPRVAQAAKESLAQAVAYGLIKPNPGQE